The Lancefieldella sp. Marseille-Q7238 genomic interval AGTGCAGCCAACAAGAAAAAGGGTCTGTCGTAAAATCGACAGACCCTTGTGTGCTTTGGTTCTCGCGTGTCCGCATTCCTTGCGCCAATGCACCTTGCGCTCGGATACGTCCTGAAACGTTAGCGCTTCGAGAACTGCGGACGCTTGCGTGCCTTCTTCAGGCCGTACTTCTTACGCTCGACCGCACGGGAATCGCGGGTGAGGTAACCAGCCTTCTTGAGATCCTCACGGTACTCACCGGCCTCAAGGAGCGCGCGGGCGATGCCCAGACGAAGCGCGCCAGCCTGACCGTTGATACCGCCGCCATCACAATTTGCGAAAACATCAAAATGACCAAGGGTATCGGTAACGCGCAGAGGCGCTACGGCATTGTCAACGAGCTGCTGGCGACCAAAATAGATGGCTGCCTCACGACCATTGACCACTACCTTGCCGGTACCGGGAATAAGACGAACACGAGCCACGGCCTCTTTACGACGACCGGTGCCAGTATAAACTGCAGTATTTTCAGCCATCGTTTAGCCCTCCAGCTCGATCTTAACGGGATTCTGCGCAGCATGCGGATGATTGGCTCCGGTATACACCTTGAGCTTCATTCCCTGCTTGCGACCAAGAGTGGTCTTGGGGAGCATGCCCTTAACGGCGTGCTCAATGACACACTCAGGATGCTTCTCCATAGCTTCCTTGAAAGACTCAAGCTTGAGACCTCCAAGATAGCCAGAGTGACGCCAGTACTCTTTGTAATCAGCCTTAGTACCGGTAAGGATGACCTTCTCGGCGTTGATGATAACTACAAAGTCACCAGTATCGGCGTTAGGGGTATACTGCGGCTTGTTCTTTCCGCGAAGGATCATTGCTGCCTTCGTGGCCAGACGGCCGAGCGTAGCGCCCTCAGCGTCGATGAGCACCCACTTGCGCTCGACTTCGCCAGCCTTGGCGAACTGAGTCGACTTCTTCACTAGACTCCTCCTACGAATGTACAAAATGGCAGCTTCTGGACAAGCTACCGCTGCTTTTATCAGAGATTACGGGGCTCTGTGGAAAAGCCTTAAAAGTATACTCCACTTGCACGGCAATATCACGAGGAATTTTATATACGTTCTTCAGCAAACCGAGTATTATCAGTAGTATCCCACTCATCGGAGGTTGCTGATGATTTATACCGTTACGTTAAACCCCGCACTCGATAAGACCGTCCAAATTCCGCATTTTACCATTGACCAAGTCAACCGTATCACCGATATCCGTCAGGATGCGGGAGGCAAGGGCATCAACGTATCCAAGGTTATAGCTCAGCTGGGTGGAACTTCTGTTGCTGTCGCTCTTCTTGGCGGCACTACAGGCACCTGGATTGAGCGCTCTCTTAGCGAGCAGAACATCAAAGTCCATGCCTTCGACGCCGGTGGACAGACGCGAACCAATCTCAAGGTAGTTGACGTTGTCAGTCACACCAATACCGACATCAACGAATCGGGACCTGAGGTGCGCGATGAACAGCTCACTTCCATTCTCAACGAACTTGCGGGCATGACCTCCGCGGGAGACATCGTAGTGCTCTCCGGCAGTCTCCCGCGTGGGGCTTCCATAGATACCTACGGTCGCTGGACGCGCCGCCTGCGCGAAGCGGGACTGAAAGTCTTTTTGGACGCTGATGGCGCTGCCCTCCAGGCCGGCCTTGCCGAGAAGCCCTATTACACCAAACCCAACGATCATGAACTCTCTGAGCTGGTAGGACGCAAACTTGATACCGTCGACGACATTGCCGATGCCGCGGCAGCACTTGTCGCAGAGGGTCCCAGCACCGTTTGCATCTCTATGGGAGGCAATGGCGCCGTCTATATTGCCAAAGATCAGGCATGGTACGCGTATCCTGTGCGCGTGCCGGTAGGAAGCACCGTTGGAGCGGGAGATTCGGTAGTGGCGGCTTTTGCCTATGCCGAGGATAAAGGACTTTCCATTGAGGACACGCTGCGCCTCGCTATGGCAACTGGCGCCGCCAACGTCATGGAATCCGGTACGCAAGCCGCTCCACGCTCCGTTGTGGATTCGCTGCTTGAAAAGGTGCAGCTCAAGCGCCTTACCTAACGCCATCCGCGACAAAGGTGCGGATCTCTTCAATCCGCTTTTCCGCCTGTCCACGCCCTTGCAGGTAAAGCGTCAAAAGCGCCTCGCCCGAGCGTTCGTTTACCTTGACGCCTACCGTCTCGGGAGGAGCTATCACCAGACATCGACCTTCTCGCTCCAGCTGCCAGAGCTGCTCCCTGCAAGCGTTGTATCTTTTCGCACGCGTCTCAAGCGCGTCGAGATAATACGGGAAAGCGTCATAGCGATGTGAGCGAATGGCCATTTGCTCGTTTGCGGTGCCCTTGAGGTATTCACGGTCTTGCGTCACGATCACCACTGCCCGTTTTGACGGCATGTGATCCTCGGGGATTCGCGCTCCCGAAAGTCCAAGCGCAGGAGCAAAGGGAATGGAATCGGTAGTGCCGCCGTCCAAATAGCGGCGTCCCTCCTGCTCGACCGTCCTTGATACCAGCGGCATCGAAGCCGAGGCCTGAACTTTCCAGATATCCTCAGGCAGAGATCGTACATGCAGGTACGCGGGGGTCCCAAAGGTAACGTCAGAAGCTACGGCATACATTTGCAGAGGATTTGAGTTGAATGCCTCAGAATCGCATGGGTCCAGATGATTTTGTATCTCTTCGTACATGAATTCGCTGCCGGCAATATTTCCCGTAGTGGCCAGCGACCAGAACGACATGAACCTGCGATCGTCCCGGAATGCCAGGATCACGCGCATGGCACGACCGATCTGACGAGATTTGAAGCTCACTGCATTGATGGCGCCCGCAGAGGTTCCCCACACGCTGTCGAAGTCGACAATGCCATGTTCAAGCAAGACATCCAATACGCCGGCGGTAAAAATGCCCCGAAAGCTGCCGCCCTCAAGAACGAGGGCGGCAGTCGATTGGTACGCTCCAGCCTGTTGAGACGGTCGGACCGAAGGGGTTTCTCGCTCTTCTTTTGCCGCTAGGGTTTCCTTTGCAGTTTCTGTCGAATTCCTCGCCTTAGGTTCTGTTGGGTTTTCCTTCTCGGCTTCTGCTCCCATGAGGCCTCCTTCTGTTACTTGAAAGAAGTGTACCCTCATCAGCGCCGAGCGTCCTGATACTTTTTGAACGCCATTTGATATTCTCTATTCTCACGTTTGAAACGCCAGTTAAAGAGGATGGTCATCACCAGAAGAATCACAAGATATGACCCTACAAACGAAACCCATGCCTCAGGGATGCCGGGTAACCAGCCTCCGATGAGCGCCATTATCACTA includes:
- a CDS encoding patatin family protein, with product MGAEAEKENPTEPKARNSTETAKETLAAKEERETPSVRPSQQAGAYQSTAALVLEGGSFRGIFTAGVLDVLLEHGIVDFDSVWGTSAGAINAVSFKSRQIGRAMRVILAFRDDRRFMSFWSLATTGNIAGSEFMYEEIQNHLDPCDSEAFNSNPLQMYAVASDVTFGTPAYLHVRSLPEDIWKVQASASMPLVSRTVEQEGRRYLDGGTTDSIPFAPALGLSGARIPEDHMPSKRAVVIVTQDREYLKGTANEQMAIRSHRYDAFPYYLDALETRAKRYNACREQLWQLEREGRCLVIAPPETVGVKVNERSGEALLTLYLQGRGQAEKRIEEIRTFVADGVR
- the rpsI gene encoding 30S ribosomal protein S9; this translates as MAENTAVYTGTGRRKEAVARVRLIPGTGKVVVNGREAAIYFGRQQLVDNAVAPLRVTDTLGHFDVFANCDGGGINGQAGALRLGIARALLEAGEYREDLKKAGYLTRDSRAVERKKYGLKKARKRPQFSKR
- the rplM gene encoding 50S ribosomal protein L13, yielding MKKSTQFAKAGEVERKWVLIDAEGATLGRLATKAAMILRGKNKPQYTPNADTGDFVVIINAEKVILTGTKADYKEYWRHSGYLGGLKLESFKEAMEKHPECVIEHAVKGMLPKTTLGRKQGMKLKVYTGANHPHAAQNPVKIELEG
- the pfkB gene encoding 1-phosphofructokinase codes for the protein MIYTVTLNPALDKTVQIPHFTIDQVNRITDIRQDAGGKGINVSKVIAQLGGTSVAVALLGGTTGTWIERSLSEQNIKVHAFDAGGQTRTNLKVVDVVSHTNTDINESGPEVRDEQLTSILNELAGMTSAGDIVVLSGSLPRGASIDTYGRWTRRLREAGLKVFLDADGAALQAGLAEKPYYTKPNDHELSELVGRKLDTVDDIADAAAALVAEGPSTVCISMGGNGAVYIAKDQAWYAYPVRVPVGSTVGAGDSVVAAFAYAEDKGLSIEDTLRLAMATGAANVMESGTQAAPRSVVDSLLEKVQLKRLT